Proteins from one Ornithobacterium rhinotracheale genomic window:
- a CDS encoding NAD(P)H-dependent flavin oxidoreductase — protein sequence MNRICQLFNIQHPIVQGGMVWASGWELVSAVSNAGGLGILGAGSMYPDVLQYHIKKCKESTNQPFGVNLPLLYPNIEEHVESILRLKVPVVFTSAGSPKKWTETLKKEGVKVAHVVSSVKFALKSQEAGVDAIVAEGFEAGGHNGREETTTFCLIPEVKKAIQVPLIAAGGIATGQQILAAMVLGAEGVQIGTRFVMSEESSAHLNFKNEILKTDEGGTDLTLKEIGSVRLIKNPFYQEILKAYAQHATPEDLEKLKGTGRAKLGMFEGDTAEGMLEIGQCASMIHEILPVKKIMENLISEFNQARQNLPQNIG from the coding sequence ATGAATAGAATTTGTCAATTATTTAATATACAACACCCTATTGTTCAGGGCGGTATGGTGTGGGCTAGCGGCTGGGAACTCGTTTCTGCAGTCTCAAACGCAGGCGGGCTCGGAATTTTGGGAGCTGGCAGTATGTACCCCGATGTGTTACAATATCACATTAAAAAATGTAAAGAATCTACAAATCAGCCATTTGGAGTAAATTTACCACTACTCTACCCCAATATCGAGGAACATGTGGAAAGTATTTTAAGGTTAAAGGTTCCTGTGGTTTTTACCTCGGCGGGAAGCCCCAAAAAGTGGACTGAAACGCTTAAAAAAGAAGGTGTTAAGGTAGCGCATGTAGTATCGAGTGTTAAATTTGCACTTAAATCGCAAGAAGCAGGCGTGGACGCCATTGTGGCAGAAGGCTTTGAGGCAGGTGGACATAATGGCAGAGAAGAAACTACGACTTTTTGCCTAATTCCAGAAGTAAAAAAAGCGATTCAAGTACCGCTGATTGCCGCAGGCGGAATTGCCACGGGGCAGCAAATATTGGCAGCCATGGTTTTGGGGGCAGAGGGCGTGCAAATCGGGACGCGTTTTGTGATGAGCGAAGAATCTTCTGCGCACCTCAATTTTAAAAATGAAATTTTAAAAACCGACGAGGGCGGAACGGATTTAACGCTGAAAGAAATCGGTTCGGTGCGATTGATTAAAAATCCTTTTTATCAAGAAATTTTAAAGGCTTATGCTCAGCATGCTACGCCAGAAGATTTAGAAAAATTGAAAGGCACGGGGCGTGCAAAACTGGGTATGTTTGAGGGCGACACCGCCGAGGGAATGCTCGAAATTGGGCAATGTGCCTCGATGATTCACGAGATTTTGCCCGTAAAGAAAATCATGGAAAATTTAATTTCTGAGTTCAATCAAGCAAGACAAAATTTACCCCAAAATATAGGCTAA
- a CDS encoding DUF2795 domain-containing protein, with protein sequence MYWTLELASYLSDAPWPATKDELIDYAIRTGAPLEVVENLQSIEDEGDQYESIQEIWADYPTDDDFLWNEDEY encoded by the coding sequence ATGTATTGGACATTAGAATTAGCCTCTTATTTGAGCGATGCGCCGTGGCCTGCCACTAAGGATGAATTAATTGATTACGCCATTAGAACAGGTGCGCCACTGGAGGTAGTAGAGAATTTACAGTCTATCGAAGATGAGGGAGACCAGTATGAATCTATCCAAGAAATTTGGGCAGATTACCCAACTGATGATGATTTCCTCTGGAACGAAGACGAATATTAA
- the aspS gene encoding aspartate--tRNA ligase gives MYRTHTNGALNLSHKGERVELSGWVQGIRDKGFLMWIDLRDRYGITQLVLDEARTDKSLFEKARKLGREFVIKVSGEVLERESKNPNIPTGEIEILIDSLEILNTAKLPPFTIENETDGGDELRMKYRYLDIRRNPVKNKLIFRHQVAQKIRQYLSDEGFIEVETPVLIKSTPEGARDFVVPSRMNPGQFYALPQSPQTFKQLLMVGGLDKYFQIVKCFRDEDLRADRQPEFTQIDCEMSFVEQEDILNVFEGLTQYLLKDIKGLEVGKFPRMSYQEAMKRYGNDKPDIRFGMEFCELNEVTQHKDFKIFNEAELVVGINVKGCADYTRKQIDELTNFVKRPQIGAAGMVWVKYQEDGTYTSSVNKFYDEEDLKKIAEKCQAEKGDLILILSGDANKVRPQLSALRMELGNRLGLRKPDEFAPLWVVDFPLLEWDDDTGRYHAMHHPFTSPKPEDIEKLKTAPGEVRANAYDLVLNGNEIGGGSIRIFNKDLQSQMFELLGFTDEEAKAQFGFLMNAFEYGAPPHGGIAFGFDRLVSILDGSETIRDYIAFPKNNSGRDVMIDAPAPIAKEQLDELFLDVQEKKAKAAREENQ, from the coding sequence ATGTATAGAACACATACCAACGGTGCGCTTAATTTAAGCCATAAAGGAGAAAGAGTAGAACTCAGTGGCTGGGTGCAAGGCATTAGAGATAAAGGATTTTTAATGTGGATAGATTTGCGAGACCGCTACGGCATCACTCAGTTGGTACTTGATGAGGCGCGCACGGATAAATCTTTGTTTGAAAAAGCAAGAAAACTTGGGCGCGAATTTGTGATAAAAGTTTCGGGTGAGGTGCTAGAGCGAGAGTCCAAAAACCCTAATATCCCCACGGGAGAGATTGAAATTTTAATCGATTCGCTTGAGATTTTAAACACCGCCAAGCTCCCCCCCTTCACCATTGAAAATGAAACCGATGGAGGCGATGAGCTGAGAATGAAATACCGCTATCTGGACATTCGCAGAAACCCTGTAAAGAATAAATTAATCTTCCGCCACCAAGTGGCTCAAAAGATAAGACAATACCTCTCTGATGAGGGCTTTATTGAAGTAGAAACTCCTGTTTTAATTAAGTCTACGCCAGAAGGTGCAAGAGATTTCGTAGTGCCATCTCGCATGAACCCTGGTCAGTTTTATGCATTGCCACAATCTCCGCAGACTTTCAAACAACTTTTGATGGTGGGTGGTTTGGATAAATATTTCCAAATTGTGAAATGTTTTAGAGATGAAGATTTGCGTGCCGACCGTCAGCCAGAGTTTACACAAATCGATTGTGAAATGTCGTTTGTAGAGCAAGAAGATATTTTAAATGTATTTGAGGGCTTAACACAGTATTTATTAAAGGATATCAAAGGTTTAGAGGTAGGCAAATTCCCAAGAATGAGCTACCAAGAAGCCATGAAACGCTATGGAAACGACAAGCCAGATATCCGTTTCGGCATGGAGTTTTGTGAGCTAAACGAAGTAACTCAGCACAAAGATTTTAAAATCTTCAACGAGGCAGAACTTGTTGTAGGAATCAATGTAAAAGGCTGTGCAGACTATACACGCAAACAGATTGATGAACTTACCAATTTCGTGAAAAGACCACAAATCGGAGCCGCAGGTATGGTTTGGGTGAAATACCAAGAAGACGGAACTTATACTTCGTCTGTAAATAAATTCTATGACGAAGAAGATTTAAAGAAAATTGCAGAAAAATGCCAAGCAGAAAAAGGTGATTTAATCCTAATTTTGTCTGGAGATGCAAACAAGGTGCGCCCGCAACTTTCGGCGTTGCGTATGGAGCTTGGAAATCGTTTAGGGCTTAGAAAACCAGACGAATTTGCGCCGCTTTGGGTAGTAGATTTTCCATTGCTTGAGTGGGATGATGACACTGGTCGCTACCACGCAATGCACCACCCATTTACTTCGCCAAAACCTGAAGATATCGAGAAATTAAAAACCGCTCCAGGTGAAGTGCGTGCCAATGCGTATGATTTGGTATTAAACGGAAACGAAATAGGTGGAGGTTCCATCAGAATCTTTAATAAAGATTTACAAAGCCAAATGTTTGAACTACTTGGCTTTACCGATGAAGAAGCCAAAGCTCAATTCGGGTTCTTGATGAATGCTTTTGAATACGGAGCACCGCCACATGGTGGTATCGCTTTTGGTTTCGATCGTTTAGTTTCTATTTTAGACGGTTCTGAAACGATTAGAGATTACATCGCTTTCCCTAAAAACAATAGTGGTCGTGATGTAATGATTGATGCCCCTGCCCCTATTGCCAAAGAACAGCTAGATGAGCTTTTCTTGGATGTTCAAGAGAAAAAGGCAAAAGCAGCGAGAGAAGAAAATCAATAA